In Streptomyces nodosus, one DNA window encodes the following:
- the leuD gene encoding 3-isopropylmalate dehydratase small subunit: protein MEAFTTHTGRAVPLRRSNVDTDQIIPAHWLKKVTRDGFEDGLFEAWRKDPEFVLNRPERRGATVLVAGPDFGTGSSREHAVWALQNYGFKAVISARFADIFRGNSLKNGLLTVVLEQKTVDALWELVERDPEAEVTVDLENREVRAEGITAAFELDENSRWRLLNGLDDISLTLRNEADIAAYETERPGYKPRTLQV, encoded by the coding sequence ATGGAAGCATTCACCACGCACACCGGCCGGGCCGTCCCGCTGCGCCGCAGCAACGTCGACACCGACCAGATCATCCCCGCCCACTGGCTCAAGAAGGTGACCAGGGACGGATTCGAGGACGGGCTGTTCGAGGCCTGGCGCAAGGACCCCGAGTTCGTGCTCAACCGCCCCGAGCGCCGGGGCGCCACGGTGTTGGTCGCCGGCCCCGACTTCGGCACCGGCTCCTCCCGCGAGCACGCCGTCTGGGCCCTGCAGAACTACGGCTTCAAGGCCGTGATCTCCGCCCGCTTCGCCGACATCTTCCGCGGCAACTCGCTCAAGAACGGCCTGCTCACGGTCGTACTGGAGCAGAAGACCGTGGACGCCCTGTGGGAGCTGGTCGAGCGGGACCCGGAGGCCGAGGTGACGGTCGACCTGGAGAACCGCGAGGTGCGGGCCGAGGGCATCACCGCCGCCTTCGAGCTGGACGAGAACTCCCGCTGGCGGCTGCTGAACGGCCTCGACGACATCTCTCTCACCCTGCGCAACGAGGCGGACATCGCCGCGTACGAGACGGAGCGCCCCGGATACAAACCGCGGACGCTTCAGGTCTGA
- the leuC gene encoding 3-isopropylmalate dehydratase large subunit, whose product MGRTLAEKVWDDHVVRRAEGEPDLLYIDLHLLHEVTSPQAFDGLRKSGRRVRRLDLTIATEDHNTPTLDIDKPIADPVSRAQLETLRKNCAEFGVRLHPLGDVEQGVVHVVGPQLGLTQPGTTVVCGDSHTSTHGAFGALAFGIGTSQVEHVLATQTLPMARPRTMAITIDGELPEGVTAKDLILAIIARIGTGGGQGYVLEYRGSAIEKLSMEARMTICNMSIEAGARAGMIAPDETTFAYLKGRPHAPEGADWDAAVEYWKTLRTDDDAAFDAEVVIDAAELSPFVTWGTNPGQGAPLSASVPDPASYEDASERLSAEKALEYMGLAAGQPLNSITVDTVFVGSCTNGRIEDLRAAAGILKDRKVADGVRMLVVPGSARVGLQAVSEGLDVVFKEAGAEWRHAGCSMCLGMNPDQLAPGERSASTSNRNFEGRQGKGGRTHLVSPQVAAATAVLGHLASPADLSDAPAPAGV is encoded by the coding sequence ATGGGAAGGACACTCGCGGAGAAGGTCTGGGACGACCATGTCGTCCGGCGCGCCGAGGGCGAGCCCGACCTCCTCTACATCGATCTGCATCTGCTGCACGAGGTGACCAGCCCCCAGGCCTTCGACGGGCTGCGCAAGAGCGGCCGCCGGGTGCGCCGGCTCGACCTGACCATCGCCACCGAGGACCACAACACCCCGACCCTCGACATCGACAAGCCCATCGCGGACCCGGTCTCCCGTGCCCAGCTGGAGACGCTGCGCAAGAACTGCGCCGAGTTCGGTGTCCGGCTGCACCCGCTGGGTGACGTCGAGCAGGGCGTCGTGCATGTCGTGGGACCGCAGCTGGGCCTGACCCAGCCGGGCACCACGGTCGTCTGCGGTGACTCCCACACCTCGACGCACGGTGCCTTCGGCGCTCTGGCGTTCGGCATCGGCACCTCGCAGGTCGAGCATGTGCTGGCCACCCAGACGCTGCCGATGGCCCGCCCCAGGACCATGGCGATCACGATCGACGGCGAACTGCCCGAGGGCGTCACCGCCAAGGACCTGATCCTGGCGATCATCGCCAGGATCGGCACCGGCGGCGGCCAGGGCTATGTCCTGGAGTACCGCGGCTCGGCCATCGAGAAGCTCTCGATGGAGGCCCGGATGACCATCTGCAACATGTCGATCGAGGCCGGCGCCCGCGCGGGCATGATCGCTCCGGACGAGACCACCTTCGCGTATCTCAAGGGCCGCCCGCACGCCCCGGAGGGCGCCGACTGGGACGCCGCGGTGGAGTACTGGAAGACCCTGCGCACCGACGACGACGCCGCATTCGACGCCGAGGTCGTCATCGACGCCGCCGAGCTCTCGCCGTTCGTCACCTGGGGCACCAACCCGGGCCAGGGCGCGCCGCTTTCGGCCTCCGTGCCCGATCCCGCCTCGTACGAGGACGCATCGGAGCGCCTGTCCGCCGAAAAAGCCCTGGAGTACATGGGATTGGCGGCCGGACAGCCGCTGAACTCCATCACGGTGGACACCGTCTTCGTAGGTTCCTGCACCAACGGCCGCATCGAGGACCTGCGGGCCGCCGCCGGGATTCTCAAGGACCGCAAAGTCGCCGACGGCGTACGGATGCTGGTCGTCCCCGGCTCCGCGCGGGTGGGCCTCCAGGCCGTCTCCGAGGGCCTGGACGTGGTCTTCAAGGAGGCCGGCGCCGAATGGCGGCACGCGGGCTGCTCGATGTGCCTCGGCATGAACCCCGACCAGCTGGCCCCGGGCGAGCGCTCCGCCTCCACCTCCAACCGCAACTTCGAGGGCCGGCAGGGCAAGGGCGGCCGCACCCATCTGGTCTCCCCGCAGGTCGCCGCCGCCACCGCGGTCCTCGGCCATCTGGCCTCCCCGGCCGATCTGTCCGACGCCCCCGCGCCCGCAGGAGTCTGA
- a CDS encoding SCO5555 family protein, with amino-acid sequence MDYDGQLQLYAAVAVRLKEAHATVRALQVPEGVRMALTRKLLVITAAAKHDPAAANRRLERFMADLDEDRIPGEEL; translated from the coding sequence ATGGACTACGACGGCCAACTCCAGCTCTATGCGGCGGTCGCGGTCCGGCTCAAGGAAGCGCACGCGACCGTGCGCGCACTGCAAGTCCCGGAGGGCGTACGGATGGCGCTGACCCGGAAGCTGCTGGTCATTACGGCCGCGGCCAAGCACGATCCCGCCGCAGCGAACAGGCGTCTTGAGCGGTTCATGGCCGACCTCGACGAGGACCGAATCCCCGGAGAGGAACTCTGA